A region from the Vibrio rumoiensis genome encodes:
- a CDS encoding nitrate reductase → MAKECIKSACPYCGVGCGVEINHKNQIVGDQTHPANKGALCVKGSALAESLDMPSRLLYPRIKGEQVEWSNAIENIADKLYRTMEEYGPQAIGMYVSGQLLTEDYYVANKLMKGFVGTANIDTNSRLCMSSAVAAHVRAFGEDIVPVSYDDIAHTDLIVIVGANTAWTHPILFRRIQQAREANPNVKLVVIDPRKTITAEQADLHLQIDNDGDVLLFNGLLNYLISQKALNNPFIEQYVNGYDELETSVLIDDYSMETVSQKLSVNPVLLETFYQWFAQSPTAMTLFCQGVNQSESGTDKANNIINAHLITGKIGQSGSGPFSITGQPNAMGGREVGGLANQLAVHRGFDEHSIKQVEQFWQAPNIATSPGLKAIDLFNAVEQGEIKFLWIMATNPAVSMPNSTQVKRALEVCDYVVVSDITSHTDTAQLADVLLPASGWGEKQGMVTNSERCLTRQRQFTAPPGQAKPDWWMVAQVGKALCQKLGVESGFEFQSEAAVFREYAALSGINRDTPLKFDLSSLSNITDEDYAAWQPQSWPLNGQPVLQDKHGPSLYFPTPNGKANVVIPNTINGYYDKVKVELDECKSQPKTWWLNSGRQRDQWHTMTRTGHISHLAASEVEPTLYLHPIAAQQAQLTEGTLVNVRHPNHDNQFIARLAVDSGLTHQQAFMSMHWAGKFAGQSQVNTSLASLADPHSGQPAFKSQPVIISSFPTSHYGLSIGVDFSSLNYLAPRWPYMSLQHVEFTAARSNALYQQGVWRFADVNAITKSEIQAFVQQQYPNSQCLILDQDSSWLAVILVSNVVIGVVFVSTQPIDLSLDFLQPFIREKFNLGGLLSVLSAKGGYASKLVCSCFRVTEQDILEQLDHSPNMGLRELQNTLSCGKNCGSCIPEIKRYLSQSIDVVTIK, encoded by the coding sequence ATGGCAAAGGAATGCATCAAATCAGCTTGTCCGTATTGTGGCGTAGGTTGTGGGGTTGAAATCAATCATAAAAATCAGATTGTAGGCGACCAAACACACCCAGCCAATAAAGGCGCTTTGTGTGTGAAAGGTTCAGCATTGGCAGAAAGTTTAGATATGCCATCTCGCTTACTCTACCCAAGAATCAAAGGTGAGCAGGTTGAGTGGTCAAATGCGATTGAAAACATAGCAGATAAACTGTATCGCACCATGGAGGAATATGGGCCTCAAGCTATCGGCATGTACGTATCAGGGCAATTACTGACGGAAGACTACTATGTGGCCAACAAGCTGATGAAAGGTTTTGTAGGGACAGCCAACATTGATACCAATTCACGTTTATGCATGTCTTCGGCGGTGGCCGCTCACGTTCGCGCTTTTGGGGAAGACATTGTGCCTGTGAGCTATGACGATATCGCCCATACCGATCTTATTGTGATAGTCGGTGCAAATACCGCATGGACGCATCCGATTTTGTTTCGTCGAATTCAGCAAGCCAGAGAAGCGAACCCGAATGTGAAACTTGTCGTTATTGATCCACGAAAAACCATCACAGCAGAGCAAGCGGATTTGCACCTACAAATTGATAATGACGGTGATGTATTGCTTTTTAATGGTTTATTGAATTACCTCATAAGTCAAAAAGCGCTGAATAATCCATTTATTGAGCAATATGTGAATGGTTATGATGAGTTGGAAACATCCGTATTAATTGATGATTACTCAATGGAAACTGTTAGCCAGAAATTGAGTGTTAATCCTGTTTTACTGGAAACCTTCTATCAATGGTTTGCTCAATCACCGACTGCGATGACGTTATTTTGCCAAGGAGTGAATCAATCAGAATCGGGTACTGATAAAGCCAATAACATTATTAATGCCCACTTAATAACTGGAAAAATTGGTCAGTCAGGCTCTGGGCCTTTTTCGATTACCGGTCAGCCAAATGCGATGGGAGGGCGTGAAGTCGGCGGATTAGCAAACCAACTGGCGGTGCACCGTGGTTTTGATGAGCATTCCATTAAACAAGTTGAACAATTTTGGCAAGCACCGAACATCGCGACCTCACCCGGTTTAAAAGCCATCGATTTATTTAACGCCGTTGAGCAAGGTGAGATTAAATTCTTGTGGATCATGGCGACTAATCCTGCGGTTTCTATGCCCAATTCTACGCAGGTGAAACGCGCTTTAGAAGTGTGTGATTATGTTGTGGTCTCGGACATTACATCTCATACCGATACCGCGCAATTGGCCGATGTACTATTGCCTGCATCCGGTTGGGGAGAAAAGCAAGGTATGGTGACCAACTCGGAACGTTGCCTCACTAGACAACGACAATTTACTGCACCACCAGGGCAAGCTAAGCCAGATTGGTGGATGGTAGCGCAAGTGGGTAAGGCTTTGTGCCAAAAGCTTGGCGTCGAATCGGGTTTTGAATTTCAATCAGAGGCCGCTGTGTTCCGTGAATATGCGGCTTTATCGGGAATCAATCGAGATACGCCTTTAAAATTTGATTTATCGAGCTTAAGCAATATAACTGATGAGGATTACGCCGCTTGGCAACCTCAATCATGGCCTTTAAATGGTCAGCCAGTGTTACAAGATAAACATGGCCCTTCGCTGTACTTTCCAACCCCGAATGGCAAAGCCAATGTAGTCATCCCAAATACAATTAATGGCTATTATGACAAGGTAAAGGTCGAGTTAGATGAGTGTAAAAGCCAACCGAAAACTTGGTGGCTAAATTCTGGTCGTCAGCGAGATCAATGGCATACCATGACAAGAACAGGGCATATTAGTCACCTAGCCGCCAGTGAAGTCGAGCCAACATTATATCTGCATCCGATTGCAGCCCAACAAGCGCAATTGACAGAAGGGACGCTGGTCAACGTTCGTCATCCTAATCACGACAATCAATTTATAGCTCGCTTAGCGGTCGATTCTGGCCTCACTCACCAGCAAGCCTTTATGTCGATGCATTGGGCGGGAAAATTTGCCGGTCAAAGTCAGGTGAATACCAGTTTAGCGAGCTTAGCTGATCCGCATTCAGGCCAGCCTGCTTTTAAATCTCAACCGGTTATTATTTCAAGTTTCCCCACCAGTCATTATGGCTTATCTATTGGTGTTGATTTTAGTTCGCTCAATTATTTAGCGCCGAGGTGGCCATACATGAGCTTACAGCATGTAGAGTTTACTGCCGCTCGTTCTAATGCTCTCTATCAGCAAGGTGTATGGCGTTTTGCTGATGTTAATGCGATTACCAAGTCAGAAATTCAAGCATTCGTTCAACAACAATACCCCAACAGTCAGTGCTTAATTTTAGACCAAGACTCGTCATGGTTAGCGGTCATTTTGGTTTCAAATGTTGTGATTGGAGTGGTGTTTGTGTCAACGCAACCAATTGATTTATCTTTAGATTTTTTACAGCCCTTCATTCGAGAGAAATTTAATTTAGGCGGGCTACTTTCAGTATTGAGCGCCAAGGGGGGATATGCGAGCAAATTGGTTTGCAGCTGTTTTCGCGTTACCGAACAAGATATTTTAGAACAGCTAGATCACTCGCCTAATATGGGGTTAAGAGAGCTACAGAATACATTGAGTTGCGGTAAGAATTGTGGCTCTTGCATACCTGAAATAAAACGCTATTTGTCTCAATCAATTGATGTTGTGACGATTAAATAA
- a CDS encoding CmpA/NrtA family ABC transporter substrate-binding protein, with protein sequence MKKTLTLLAVGVSLAFTPLTQAKVTIGEPEKEDLTFGFIKLTDMAPLAVAYEKHYFEDEGLYVTLESQANWKVLLDRVIDGELDGAHMLAGQPLGATIGIGTKADIITAFSMDLNGNAITVSNDVWQQMKPQLAKSADGKIAHPIKADALKPVIKQYNSEGKSFKMGMVFPVSTHNYELRYWLAAGGINPGFYAPEKGDNSGTYQADALLSVTPPPQMPATMEAGTIHGYCVGEPWNQQAVFKGIGVPVVTDYEIWQNNPEKVFGVSKQWAEKYPNTHLRVVRAMIRAAYWLDEENNKNRNEAVGILARSEYVGADKAVIANSMTGTFEYEKGDKRDIPDFNVFFRHNATYPYYSDAIWTLTQMRRWGQIPQYKPDSWYMDIAKQVYRPDIYKKAAQSLIDDGTFNASDFPELNSTDGFRPPQKHFIDHITFDGKHPNAYLEKFSIGLKDKDTI encoded by the coding sequence ATGAAGAAAACACTGACGTTATTGGCTGTTGGAGTCTCTCTGGCATTCACACCGTTAACCCAAGCCAAAGTGACCATCGGAGAGCCAGAAAAAGAAGATCTCACGTTTGGCTTTATAAAGCTCACTGATATGGCTCCTCTTGCGGTCGCTTATGAGAAACATTACTTCGAAGATGAAGGCCTTTATGTCACGTTAGAATCTCAAGCTAATTGGAAAGTGCTTCTTGATCGGGTGATTGATGGTGAATTGGATGGAGCCCATATGCTGGCAGGTCAACCGCTTGGCGCAACCATTGGTATAGGGACGAAAGCCGATATTATTACTGCCTTTAGTATGGATTTAAATGGTAATGCGATTACCGTTTCAAATGATGTTTGGCAGCAAATGAAACCTCAGTTAGCCAAAAGTGCCGATGGAAAAATTGCTCATCCCATTAAAGCTGATGCGCTAAAGCCCGTCATTAAGCAATACAACAGTGAAGGTAAGTCTTTCAAAATGGGTATGGTGTTTCCAGTATCAACCCATAACTATGAACTACGTTATTGGCTTGCTGCGGGCGGAATAAACCCAGGATTTTACGCACCCGAAAAAGGGGATAACAGCGGTACTTATCAAGCCGATGCGCTTTTGAGTGTGACACCACCGCCACAAATGCCAGCCACCATGGAAGCGGGCACTATTCATGGTTATTGCGTAGGTGAACCATGGAACCAACAAGCGGTGTTTAAAGGGATTGGTGTGCCGGTTGTGACCGATTATGAAATCTGGCAAAACAACCCAGAGAAAGTATTTGGTGTGTCCAAGCAATGGGCAGAGAAATACCCAAATACTCACTTACGTGTGGTGCGCGCCATGATCCGCGCCGCCTATTGGCTAGATGAAGAAAACAATAAAAATCGCAATGAAGCAGTGGGTATTTTAGCGCGTAGCGAGTATGTCGGAGCCGATAAAGCGGTGATCGCTAACTCGATGACCGGCACCTTTGAATACGAAAAAGGCGATAAGCGAGATATCCCTGATTTTAATGTTTTCTTCCGTCATAACGCAACGTACCCGTATTACAGTGATGCAATTTGGACTTTGACTCAAATGCGTCGTTGGGGACAAATTCCACAGTACAAACCAGACTCTTGGTATATGGATATCGCGAAACAGGTTTATCGTCCCGATATTTATAAAAAAGCCGCTCAGTCATTGATTGATGACGGCACGTTTAACGCCTCCGATTTTCCTGAGTTGAATTCGACAGATGGATTCCGCCCCCCTCAAAAACACTTTATCGACCACATTACCTTTGATGGTAAACATCCGAATGCGTATTTAGAAAAATTCAGCATCGGCTTAAAAGATAAAGACACGATTTAA
- a CDS encoding ABC transporter permease yields the protein MSNSAVISSKKKNNVFSLLPYHSGQASISRAKKWLLPVVGVVVFLLMWSLAAKQVHTSLGTLPGPYETGQQFSGLVKEHFASREREEAFYQRQETRNQAKLAKDPNADVRMRPYTGKATFFDQIGTSLVTVAAGFLLATAIAIPVGIVLGLNQSLYQAFNPVIQLLKPVSPLAWLPIITMVVSATYVSDEPMFDKAFINSLLTVCLCCIWPTLINTTVGVNSVDKDLLNVSKVLRLSWWQHVKTIVLPSAVPMIFTGLRLSIGIAWMVLIAAEMLAQNPGLGKFVWDEFQNGSSDSLGRIMVAVIVIGFIGLLFDKGMLLLQKKISWDKKQELR from the coding sequence ATGTCGAATTCAGCCGTTATCTCAAGTAAAAAGAAGAACAATGTTTTTTCATTGTTACCTTATCACTCCGGCCAAGCGTCGATTTCACGAGCGAAAAAATGGCTGCTACCCGTTGTGGGTGTGGTGGTATTTCTATTGATGTGGAGCCTCGCCGCCAAACAAGTGCACACCTCTTTAGGTACTTTGCCGGGGCCTTATGAAACGGGTCAACAATTTTCAGGTTTAGTCAAAGAACACTTTGCCAGTCGGGAGCGCGAAGAGGCGTTTTATCAGCGTCAAGAAACTCGCAATCAAGCGAAGCTCGCCAAAGATCCGAATGCCGATGTGCGGATGCGTCCTTATACCGGTAAAGCGACTTTTTTTGATCAGATTGGTACGAGCTTGGTGACCGTTGCCGCAGGCTTTTTACTCGCGACAGCAATTGCGATCCCTGTTGGGATTGTCCTGGGGCTGAATCAATCCCTATATCAGGCTTTTAACCCGGTGATTCAACTGCTTAAACCTGTGTCACCGTTAGCTTGGTTACCCATTATTACCATGGTCGTGAGTGCCACGTATGTATCGGACGAACCGATGTTTGATAAGGCTTTTATTAACTCTCTTCTGACCGTGTGTTTGTGTTGTATTTGGCCAACATTGATTAACACCACAGTAGGGGTCAATAGCGTTGATAAAGACTTGCTGAATGTGAGCAAAGTATTGCGTTTGTCTTGGTGGCAACACGTTAAAACCATCGTTCTCCCTTCTGCGGTTCCGATGATTTTTACCGGGTTACGTTTGTCGATTGGTATCGCCTGGATGGTGTTAATTGCCGCGGAAATGCTGGCGCAAAACCCAGGGCTTGGAAAGTTTGTGTGGGATGAGTTTCAAAATGGCAGCTCGGATTCCCTTGGGCGCATCATGGTCGCGGTGATTGTGATTGGGTTTATTGGATTGTTGTTTGATAAGGGCATGTTGTTACTACAGAAAAAAATCTCATGGGATAAGAAGCAAGAACTTCGCTAA
- a CDS encoding ABC transporter ATP-binding protein, whose translation MVELTRLGMRFPTPKGEFIALKGVDLTIKKGEFVSLIGHSGCGKSTVLNLVAGLTLPTDGGVIVDSREVDGPGPERAVVFQNHSLLPWLTVYQNVELAVKQVAKQKEQGKGKAWIKERTEHYLALIQMQHAADKKPDEISGGMKQRVGIARALALQPKVLLMDEPFGALDALTRAHLQDSLMKIQADLGNTIIMITHDVDEAVLLSDKIVMMTNGPSATIGEVLDIQLDRPRNRVELANDPQYQGYRQSVLKFLYEKQLHPQTDDEAESVSKPLKAKVTFASDIKRA comes from the coding sequence ATGGTCGAGTTAACCCGATTAGGCATGCGATTTCCAACTCCGAAAGGTGAGTTTATTGCCTTAAAAGGCGTCGATTTAACCATTAAGAAAGGCGAATTTGTCTCACTGATTGGTCACTCTGGTTGTGGTAAGTCAACCGTGCTTAATCTCGTCGCAGGGCTGACTTTACCGACCGATGGCGGCGTGATTGTTGATAGTCGTGAGGTGGATGGTCCGGGGCCAGAGCGCGCCGTAGTATTCCAGAATCACTCCTTATTGCCTTGGTTAACGGTGTATCAAAATGTCGAATTGGCCGTTAAGCAAGTGGCTAAACAAAAAGAGCAAGGCAAAGGTAAAGCGTGGATTAAAGAAAGAACCGAGCATTATTTGGCGTTAATTCAAATGCAGCATGCTGCCGATAAAAAGCCGGATGAAATCTCGGGAGGGATGAAGCAACGAGTCGGCATTGCCCGTGCGTTAGCTCTACAACCTAAGGTGCTATTAATGGATGAGCCTTTTGGCGCGCTAGATGCTTTAACCCGTGCTCATCTGCAAGATTCATTAATGAAAATTCAAGCCGACCTAGGTAACACCATCATTATGATCACCCACGATGTCGATGAAGCCGTATTGCTGTCGGATAAGATCGTCATGATGACCAACGGTCCATCCGCCACCATAGGGGAAGTGCTGGATATTCAATTAGACCGCCCTAGAAACCGAGTAGAGCTGGCTAATGACCCGCAATATCAAGGCTATCGTCAATCAGTCTTGAAATTTTTATATGAAAAGCAATTACACCCTCAAACCGATGATGAAGCGGAATCGGTATCAAAACCACTTAAAGCGAAAGTGACCTTCGCTTCAGACATCAAACGCGCATAA
- a CDS encoding ANTAR domain-containing response regulator, which translates to MAQPLLPNQSLLPSQASPNDTTLISKNTPLIVCCDNTAQQVKLCAQLAQDFEDITACSLKQLPERVQHQPNACLVVSWQKPCGELACVIEFANKKSLPLLLLTQHLNHNDAHYLAGSNGYALLPLATEGSLMGWIQYAQNIRLTEIAQTQIIHKLTQKVDDRKYVDQAKGLLMKLHHLDEQQAYQALRTSAMKNSQTLGQVARNLISTLENLSL; encoded by the coding sequence ATGGCTCAACCTTTATTACCTAATCAATCATTATTACCCAGTCAAGCATCGCCAAATGACACTACATTGATTTCAAAAAACACACCGTTGATTGTCTGTTGTGACAATACCGCTCAGCAGGTCAAGTTGTGTGCTCAACTTGCCCAAGATTTTGAAGACATTACTGCGTGCTCGTTAAAGCAGCTTCCAGAGCGAGTCCAGCATCAGCCGAATGCGTGTCTTGTTGTATCGTGGCAAAAACCCTGTGGCGAATTGGCGTGTGTGATTGAGTTTGCCAATAAAAAATCGTTACCACTTCTGTTGTTAACTCAACATCTTAATCATAATGACGCTCACTATCTTGCCGGTTCAAATGGTTATGCTTTATTACCTTTAGCCACTGAAGGAAGCTTGATGGGGTGGATTCAATATGCACAAAACATTCGTCTTACGGAGATAGCACAAACCCAAATCATTCATAAACTAACCCAAAAAGTCGATGACAGAAAATACGTTGATCAAGCCAAAGGGCTATTAATGAAGCTGCATCATTTAGATGAGCAACAAGCTTATCAAGCACTCAGAACCTCTGCGATGAAGAATAGCCAAACCTTAGGGCAAGTGGCAAGAAACCTGATTTCTACCTTAGAAAATTTAAGTTTGTAG
- the cobA gene encoding uroporphyrinogen-III C-methyltransferase: MNNSIALLNTKRIDRHLLCTKASSSNRKGKVLLVGAGPNDPELLTIKAYHAIQKADVVVFDRLVGSEILDLIPEHCEQIYVGKRCGQPSLKQDEINQILIEQSQQGKSVVRLKGGDPFIFGRGGEEALALIEQGIEYDVIPGITAAIGCAASAKIPLTHRGISRSVTLVTGHVMNGAFDSWTGLVGSGQTVVFYMGLEQAHSIQQGLRASGLSATTPIAIIGNGCSLQQKTYTATLDSLPRLAKQLKGLTPALIVVGEVVALRDQLMAELKENASLPL; this comes from the coding sequence ATGAATAATTCGATTGCGCTCCTTAATACAAAGAGAATAGACCGCCATTTACTTTGCACCAAAGCATCGAGTTCAAACCGAAAGGGCAAAGTACTATTAGTCGGGGCAGGGCCGAATGATCCTGAGCTATTAACCATCAAGGCTTATCATGCTATTCAAAAAGCGGATGTGGTGGTGTTTGACCGTCTAGTCGGCAGTGAGATTCTTGATTTGATCCCAGAGCATTGCGAGCAGATTTATGTTGGAAAACGTTGCGGTCAACCTAGCTTAAAACAAGATGAAATTAATCAGATCTTGATTGAGCAATCACAGCAAGGAAAAAGTGTTGTGCGCTTAAAAGGCGGCGATCCGTTTATTTTTGGCCGTGGAGGAGAAGAAGCACTCGCCCTAATCGAACAAGGGATCGAATATGATGTGATTCCAGGTATTACTGCTGCGATTGGCTGCGCAGCTTCTGCCAAAATTCCGCTCACCCATCGTGGAATTTCACGTAGTGTGACGTTGGTGACCGGTCATGTCATGAATGGTGCGTTTGATTCTTGGACAGGTTTAGTTGGTTCAGGTCAAACGGTGGTGTTTTATATGGGATTGGAACAAGCACACTCTATTCAACAAGGATTACGAGCCTCGGGTTTATCTGCGACGACACCGATTGCGATTATCGGTAACGGATGTAGTCTGCAGCAGAAAACGTATACTGCGACACTCGATTCATTACCTCGCTTAGCCAAGCAATTAAAAGGGCTGACACCAGCGTTAATTGTGGTCGGCGAGGTCGTGGCATTGCGCGACCAATTAATGGCGGAATTAAAAGAAAATGCCAGTCTACCACTTTAG